TGTGGCAAGAAGTACAGATGAAGACGGTAACGAAGTCATCAGTCAGTGCGGACTGAATGAAGCATTGGCAAGAGTGGCAGCGGTAACCGGCAAGGCAACGGATAACATAACCCAACAGCAGGTAAATGAACTTTGCTCTGTTCTGCGTTTTGGAATGGCAAGCGCCGGAGATGACGGTAATACATATATGGGACCGGTGCCGGGAGCATATTCCGATGCGACATTTGCAAAACTTATGGAGGAGGCGACAAAATATATCGGATACCCGTATGTGTGGGGCGGCTCAAGTCCCTCAACATCATTTGACTGCAGCGGTTTTGTGTGTTGGTCTTATACACATTCGGGAGTATATAACCTGCCGAGAACAACGGCGCAGGGGATAT
The sequence above is a segment of the Qingrenia yutianensis genome. Coding sequences within it:
- a CDS encoding C40 family peptidase produces the protein VARSTDEDGNEVISQCGLNEALARVAAVTGKATDNITQQQVNELCSVLRFGMASAGDDGNTYMGPVPGAYSDATFAKLMEEATKYIGYPYVWGGSSPSTSFDCSGFVCWSYTHSGVYNLPRTTAQGIYNQCAKISKADAKPGDLVFFTRTYVSSEPVTHIGIYVGENQMLHCGNPIKYASIETDYWSSHFYAMGRLPIGSGE